One window from the genome of Anomalospiza imberbis isolate Cuckoo-Finch-1a 21T00152 chromosome 13, ASM3175350v1, whole genome shotgun sequence encodes:
- the CTXN2 gene encoding cortexin-2 — protein MMSSNYCSNTSASMSVNEMSVFPLTLEQKTGFAFVGILCVFLGLLIIRCFKILLDPYSSMPSSTWEDEVEGLDKGTFEYALA, from the coding sequence ATGATGAGCAGTAATTACTGCAGCAACACTTCAGCCAGTATGAGTGTCAACGAAATGTCTGTCTTCCCTCTGACTTTAGAACAAAAAACTGGCTTTGcctttgtggggattttgtgtgttttcttggGACTTTTAATTATCAGATGCTTCAAAATCTTGCTAGACCCCTACAGCAGTATGCCTTCTTCCACGTGGGAAGATGAAGTTGAGGGGTTGGATAAAGGAACATTTGAATATGCTCTTGCATGA